CTTGTATAATATTGGACTGATCACTCAAAATTTGATCTTTGTCCTCTCTGATCTTGTCACCAAGAGAGGTTTCAATAGCTTCTTGTTCTGCTAATTTGTCCTTGGTATCTTCTGATTCTCTCTGGGAAAATTCAGTTGAATCATGATCTTGGTCCACTGTGGAAATGACACAAGCCTGATCTAGCAGAGTCTCTTGATCTTTCACAAGTTCATCATCTGCCAGGATGATATCATCATGTTCATCAATGATATTTTCAGGTTCCTGCAAATCCGGGGCAACTTCTTCCCCATGATCACCCTCGACTTTCACAATGATGACCTCTTCCATGTCTTTCACCTCCTGTTTCTTGTTGTCTAAGTTTCCTGATTCGGCATTCGATATCTCTGAATTTATGTCGGGACTGCTCGGAGGTCTACTCAACCAACCGGTCTCCTTCTTGATGGTTGAAGGAGTTGAAACTGGGCTCTTCCTTGTGTTCTTATTACCAGCTATATTTGAAGCCTGAGACTTGACAGGACCAGCTTTAGGTGTTTTTAAGGTCCTATCCAAAACTGGTCTCGCTGAACCGGTGGAGAAAGATGAAGATCTAATTGTTAGGGACCTCTCTCTTGGACCTGATGAAGTGAAAGTCTTTTGCATCTGAGCAGATGAATGAGACTTGTCAAAAGAGTTTCTTCTGGAGAGACTAGGCTTCTGAGCAGAAGCTCCAGGCGACAATGAGACATGTTTCTTTGTTGCGGGCTTTTGCGATTCAACCCGTGAGCTCACTGTCGGTTTCAGATAATTCGGGACTTGCCTATCTGATGCTGTCGGAGCGCCATTGGTGGTCGCAGAAGATGATGAGGTGGATTGCTTTAAAGTAGTACTAGATCTTTTGGTTTGGACGGTGCCGGTTGGACGATGATCCAAAGGAGAGGTGACCTTCTTTTGCTTCCCCAGAGAAGCGCTCTCTTTCAGTTTTGTCGCCATGTCGCTTGTACTGTCGGGACTGAGATAGAGGAAGTTCAGTACAAGCTGCAATGTGGAGGTCAAAAGTTAATGTGTTTGCGGATTGCAGATAGCACAAGGATTGTTCACATGAGACTGCGTTTGGTCGCTCGTATTCATCCTATTTTGCATTCGCAAACATCGGCAGATAGGATAAAAGCAGATATGTAGTCTCAAACTGGCCAAAGGACTTTTCGCTGAATAAATCTAATCTATACAATCTGATTGTTAAGACGAACCGGCCAAATCAATAGCCATAGACCCTTTGGGAACCTATAAGTTGTCGTCCTGTAAGACCAGCAATATTTCAAATCCAATGGAGGATTCACCAGAAAGAgaatcaaattaatcaaattggtAGGAGTAAACAACAGCCTAACaattctttaccaaaaaaaacaacagCCTAACAATTCTTTCCCAGCACGATAGGTAATCTTTTCATGCTGATTTTCGTCCAGGAGATCCTGTATGAATGCATTGCAACTGACTTAACGTTATATCCCGGATTTGACTATCGATAACCACAAAGAGATACAGTTTCCGGAAAAGGCTGCAACAAAATTTCCTGCACAAATAGGATCCTGATAAATATGCTAGAGGCCAAAAGAGGCAGTCGAATCTGCGCATTAACTGCATAACTAGAAATTGTTTGAATCTGGCTATCAGGACAATGCGCTTGCCACATACTCGGGCGATTTCCCCTCGGCAATATCGCTATGACTATGACCCTGCACGAAAGGTCTAGGAAAAAGGAATATGCTTAGGTCCGCTGGTGATAGAGAATGAGTTAATGTCGTGGATTACGGAGCCCCTGCAGAAACTCTAGCGAGAAGGGTACCAATCGAACGGCAAGCAATCTGCCAACTGAAAACATCCTGATCCTAGATTGGAGCAACAATGAAGACCCAACACACAATGTTCTTCTCGCATCCATGTTGTGAAAACCTATGAACACATGATATGCAATGAATGACAGAGATGGTAACGTACCTTGATCAATGAAACATCATGTGGAGGAGAGTGAATAGGAAGggacaaaggagagagagagcaaagaagACAGAGACTGAATATTGAGGAAGGGCCAGCTAATTTAATTGAAGGAAttggaagagagagggagggggaggcAGAGTGGTTGTTTTGGGTTGAGGAGAGGAGAGTGAATCACGCTGTGAACTCAAAaggggtggtggtggaggaggtggaggagggggaggaggaggaaggaggccATGTCATTGCAAGCAAACCAAACCATCCAACAACGAAAAAAACCAAACCTCATGTTCCAGAAGAGGTGTGTGGGGGGGAGCAAATTGTTTGACCTTTTCAAATGCCCAAAAAACCccaccaaaataataataataaaattaagagagagagagagagagagagagagaattctatCATAAAAGTTAACGGGACACCTCTACATCTCAGCTAAATGGGAAGTCTTGTTTGATTTGCTTTTGGAAGATTTTCCTAGAATGGACCGACGCACTTTGGTGATCTAGAGGTTCTTGTTAAGGGAGATCGTGTTCGCACGTTTTGGTCGATACTTCATGAGCCAAGGACCACGTCGGTCCGTTCCGGATACGAGCAATTCTTTTGTGCACAGCACGCGTGGAAAGAAAGAGCATCAGTAATCAGTATGCCATCCCATTAAGCTGACCGGCCACGACCAAGCTAAGAAGAGAAGCAATTCTTGTTTCGTGTCCGAGCAACGCTGAGGAACTATTCAAGTGGATTTATACTTCCTATCGACATGTACGCCATGGGTATAAGGGGGCAGAGCCCTGAGACGCCAAAGGGTTCAATTTGAGCTCCCATCTCACTGAAAGTTTAGGTTTTGACCCATGAACAGCTACTATTA
This genomic interval from Rhodamnia argentea isolate NSW1041297 chromosome 4, ASM2092103v1, whole genome shotgun sequence contains the following:
- the LOC115748801 gene encoding uncharacterized protein LOC115748801 produces the protein MATKLKESASLGKQKKVTSPLDHRPTGTVQTKRSSTTLKQSTSSSSATTNGAPTASDRQVPNYLKPTVSSRVESQKPATKKHVSLSPGASAQKPSLSRRNSFDKSHSSAQMQKTFTSSGPRERSLTIRSSSFSTGSARPVLDRTLKTPKAGPVKSQASNIAGNKNTRKSPVSTPSTIKKETGWLSRPPSSPDINSEISNAESGNLDNKKQEVKDMEEVIIVKVEGDHGEEVAPDLQEPENIIDEHDDIILADDELVKDQETLLDQACVISTVDQDHDSTEFSQRESEDTKDKLAEQEAIETSLGDKIREDKDQILSDQSNIIQEEMSTEVAKADSEDKIEDHALEKTDTVAAETGEAEATSEKPEQAGEEQNQNKPITPNDEEKDATMEGTVTEEAKPLTIKTITPSKSQRLTQGNSKKDSPAYNDVIAETSSKLMEKRKNKVKALVGAFETVISLEEPQA